In Mustela nigripes isolate SB6536 chromosome 2, MUSNIG.SB6536, whole genome shotgun sequence, a single window of DNA contains:
- the LOC132010243 gene encoding olfactory receptor 5AC1-like produces the protein MAEENKTLVAEFVLTGLTDLQGLQVPLFLVFLVIYLTTMVGNLGLIFLIWKHPHLHTPMYLFLSGLAFADACTSSSVTPRMLTHFLSKNHVISLFDCMAQFYIFGSSATTECFLLVVMAYDRYIAICNPLLYPVLMSRNLCTQFIGVSYFMGFLHSAIHVGLLFRLTFCRSNEIHYFYCEILQLFKISCTDPTVNTLLVLIFSAFIQVFTFMAIMVSYIRILFAIMKKKSEKGRSKAFSTCSAHLLSVSLFYGTLFFMYVRPGSDHTDDHDKMYSLFYTIIIPLLNPFIYSLRNKEVIGALRRIMKK, from the coding sequence ATGGCAGAAGAAAATAAGACACTCGTGGCTGAGTTTGTTCTCACAGGACTTACAGATCTTCAAGGGCTGCAGGTCCCCCTGTTCCTGGTGTTCTTGGTCATCTATCTCACCACCATGGTGGGCAACCTTGGACTGATTTTTCTCATCTGGAAGCATCCCCATCttcacacccccatgtacttatTCCTCAGTGGTTTAGCCTTTGCAGATGCTTGTACTTCATCCTCTGTAACTCCGAGGATGCTTACACATTTTTTATCCAAGAATCATGTGATATCACTTTTTGACTGTATGgctcaattttatatttttggttctAGTGCCACCACAGAGTGTTTCCTGCTGGTAGTAATGGCTTATGACCGCTACATAGCCATATGCAACCCTTTGCTTTATCCAGTCTTAATGTCCAGGAACCTCTGTACTCAGTTCATTGGTGTTTCATATTTCATGGGTTTTCTACATTCAGCAATTCATGTGGGTTTGTTATTTAGATTAACTTTCTGCAGGTCCaatgaaatacattatttctaCTGTGAAATTTTAcaacttttcaaaatttcttgCACTGATCCTACAGTTAATACACTTCTGGTTTTAATCTTTTCAGCCTTTATACAAGTCTTTACTTTTATGGCCATCATGGTTTCTTATATCCGTATCCTCTTTGCCATCATGAAAAAGAAGTCTGAAAAGGGCAGGAGCAAAGCCTTCTCCACATGCAGTGCCCACCTGCTCTCTGTTTCGTTGTTCTATGGCACTCTCTTCTTCATGTATGTGCGTCCTGGTTCTGACCACACTGATGATCATGacaaaatgtattctttattttacaCAATAATAATTCCTCTGCTAAATCCTTTTATTTACAGCTTGAGGAACAAAGAAGTTATAGGTGCCTTGAgaagaataatgaagaaataa
- the LOC132010244 gene encoding olfactory receptor 5AC1-like — protein MMETNKTWVTGFILTGLTDLPGLQAPLFLVFLVIYLTTMVGNLGLILLIWKHPHLHTPMYLLLGSLAFADACSSSSVTPRMLVNILDKSQMISLFECMAQYYFFGSSATTECFLLVVMAYDRYAAICNPLLYPVVMSNRLCTWLISLSYVIGFLHPTIHVGLLFRLTFCRSNIIPHFYCEILLLYTISCTDPSINALVVFIFAAFIQAFTFMTIIVSYTCVLFAILKKKSKKGKNKAFSTCSAHLLSVSLFYGTLFFMYVRPGSGPDRYQDKMYSLFYTIIIPLLNPFIYSLRNKEVLGALRKIIKK, from the coding sequence ATGATGGAGACAAACAAGACGTGGGTGACCGGGTTCATTCTCACAGGACTTACAGATCTTCCAGGGCTGCAGGCACCCCTGTTCCTGGTGTTCTTGGTCATCTACCTCACCACCATGGTGGGCAACCTCGGACTGATTCTTCTCATCTGGAAGCATCCCCATCttcacacccccatgtacttacTCCTTGGCAGTTTGGCCTTTGCAGATGCTTGTTCCTCATCCTCTGTGACTCCCAGGATGCTTGTCAATATCTTAGACAAAAGTCAAATGATATCCCTCTTTGAGTGCATGGCCcagtattatttttttggttCCAGTGCCACCACAGAATGTTTCCTCCTGGtagtgatggcctatgaccgctatgcaGCCATATGCAACCCTTTACTTTATCCAGTGGTGATGTCCAACAGGCTCTGTACTTGGTTGATAAGTTTGTCTTATGTAATTGGTTTTCTGCATCCCACAATTCATGTAGGGTTATTATTTAGATTAACTTTCTGCAGGTCCAATATAATACCTCATTTCTACTGTGAAATTTTGCTGCTATATACAATTTCTTGCACTGACCCATCTATTAATGCActggtggttttcatttttgctgCTTTTATACAAGCCTTTACTTTTATGACCATCATAGTGTCTTATACCTGTGTCCTCTTTGCCATCCTGAAAAAGAAGTCCAAAAAGGGCAAGAATAAAGCCTTCTCCACGTGCAGCGCCCACCTGCTCTCTGTTTCCTTGTTCTATGGCACTCTCTTCTTCATGTATGTGCGTCCTGGGTCTGGCCCAGATCGATATCAGGATAAAATGTATTCACTATTCTATACGATTATCATCCCTCTGCTCAACCCCTTTATTTATAGCCTAAGAAATAAGGAAGTTTTAGGGGCactgagaaaaattataaagaaataa